ACAATGAGGCCGAGCATGGCGACTGGTTCCGCGCCTTTGCGCAATATGTCTCGGACGGCCTTGATGCTTCCGGCTTCTATTATTGCCCCGGCGAGATGATGGCCACCAACCCGCGCTGGTGCCAGCCAGCCTCCGTCTGGCGCGGCTATTTCGACAAGTGGATCGACAAGCCCGACCCCATGGCCCAGATGCTGGCCAGCGTCATGTTTGACCTGCGGCCCATCGTCGGCGAGGAAAGCCTGTTTCGCGGCATGCAGCAGGAAACGCTGGAAAAGGCCAAGAAGAACAGCATCTTCCGCGCCCACATGATTGCCAATTCCCTCAACCACACGCCGCCGCTGAGCTTCTTTCGCGGCTTTGCCCTGATCAGAAAAGGCGAGCACAAGGACACACTCGACCTCAAACTGAATGGCATCGTGCGATTGTCGACCTTGCCCGCGCTTATGCGCTCGAAGGAGCCATCGCTGCCGCCAACACCCGCGAAACGCCTGCTCAGCGCCAAGGAGATCGGCGTCCTGTCCAGCGCTGGGGGCGCAGGATCTCATCGATGCCTATGATCTCATTTTCGAGACCCGCCTCGAGCATCAGGCCCGGCAGATCCGCGAAGGCGAAAAGCCCGACAATTACATGACCCCTGCCAGCCTCAGCGAGCTCGAACGCAACCACTTGAAGGATGCCTTCATGGTCATCAAGACGCTACAGTCCGCGCTTGGCAGCACATCCGGCGCGCGCACCTGAGGGGCGGAAAGCTGGGCGAGGAGCAATCTGGTCACACCCGACGAAATGCTGCCTTATCAATGACATGCATTCCGTGCCACAACAGCAACAACCGGCATCGCCGCACCTGAAACACCCAAAGAAGATCGGGCCCGTTACATGCTTTTCATTCTGCTCGGAACCTTCGTCGCCGGCATTGGCGCGGCCGGATTGGCCATCTCCCTCTACAAGTTCGTGCTCAGGAAACCGCGCCCGAAATGGGTCGTTCCCACCTCCGCAGGCGTCGCCATGATCTTGCTTCAGGTCGTTCTCGACTATGGCTGGTACAGCCGCGCGACGGCGGATTTCGGCGATGATATCGTGGTCATCCAGTCGGCTCAGGGCACAAGCCTCCTCCAGCCCCTCTCCTACATCGTACCGCGCACCGACCGTTTCCTCGCCCTCGACAAGCGCTCGATCAGGACTAACGACGCCTTGCCGGGTCTGCGCCTCGTCAGCCTGTTTCAGCCTCAAAGGACGGCCCGACCCTGACCATTCTCAATCTCATCGATTGCACCGCAGGCCGCCGCAGCGACTGGGCCAGCAGCGACCCAGTCTCTCCCGACGCCGTCACCACCAAAGCGAACTGGCGCCCACTGGAACCCGATAGCCCGCTGCTGGCAGCTGCGTGTGAGTAAGGACGGGTGGGTGGACGAAGCGGATATCCGCTACATATGGTTGAATGTCTTGTGCAATGTCTTCCGAAGACACTTATGAAACACCTCTTGTCGACTTGGGAATGCCCGCTTGATTTAAAAAGGCTTGATTAAAGTGTTTTGCTTCTAAACATTCTATTCCAAGCATTGCATTAGAACTGGACTTTTGTGATTAGCATTGTCTGCTTCGAAAAGTTCGCCTTTCAATTCTACCGGAGTTCCCTCAATGAACTGGAGATCAGGGCACGCTAAATGGATTGCTTGGTACCTTCCCTTTTTCCCATTTATGCAGACACCACCCGATACATATAAAAACATTGCTGAATCTTTGCGGTCTCCGCTTCTTACGCTTTCAAATTCGGGTGGTCCAGGTAATGCAAATACTGAATAAGAAGCCCGTAAGGGATACCCGAGTATTAAGTTTGTGGCATGCCTCGATGTATTTGAATTGATCTCTAAAGCCATACCGAAATCGGTTTGTTTGTTGATACTCTCAGGACCAATTGTCCGATTTCCGGATTCAGTCACATCCACCAGAAAAGACATGCTCTGGCTGTAGTCCATAGCAAGCTCAAGGCATGTTGGTTTAGGTTCATCCTCACCTTCGGCGAAGGGAGTGACAACGGTTTCAAAGCTTGGTTCTTCTGAAGCATACCAATGCCAAAATTGCTCAATGTTTTCATACGTGGACACCAGCAGCGTTTAGAACCATGCCAGCGGCTTTGTCGGCTTGTTGAATCTGCTTTTCCGTCGCACCAATCACATCTTGCCAAGTATTGTGACCTAAATCCTTTAGTGCAACGTTCTATCATTTCCGGTAGAGCGCTTCCTTTGAGAAAATAGTATCGGCTGGCATGGTACAAGTGATCAGCTGTATATCCAGTTGCAGTTAAGTTGCTTTGCGGCGCTTCAGGGCTCCGTTCACAAGCTGCCGAAGACACGAAGGCGAGAGTAAAGCCGACTACGAACAAATACTTCATATGCGTCTCTCATGGCATGAAATGGTTTGCTTGCAACTATTAAGATTAAATCTAATCGTTTTCACTCAATTGAATATGCAACTATTGGTCAAAAGCGATCTTATTCAGCTCTCGGAACAAATCCGGAGATTGGTCGATCAGATCGCCGAAATGGAATGATCAGGATTTCGTGTCCGCTTCAAGTGTTCTCAAAGTAATGTCAAACGCCCAGTCAGGAACATCGCTCTGGAGTGTTGGCACTGCGATACGGGGCAAATCGAGTGCTCGTCAGGAATGTTTTAACTGAATGTCTTGATCGGACTCATACCGGCCCTACGCGTCGCGTCCTTGAGCGATTGAGATCAGCGCCTTGCCCTCTTCCTCCAGCCCATCGGGCCACTATCGTCCCACCAAAACAAGTGAGTGTCAGAAGGCGATCTTGATGCCCAGGCGGCCTGTGTATTTGACGGAATCGTCTGAATAAGCCGTCCCGTCAACGCCACCATACATGGCAATACCCTTCTTGTGGGCCGAGGGAGAATGAGGCTCCAAGGCTGACACCCTGCACATTTCGATCGGTCGAATCCGTCAGAGTGAATTCCGTATTCTCGAGGCTGGCGCCATAGCTTTTTCGCCCTAGATTGTGCGTATCGACGAGCGCGCTGTTTAGACTCAGAGCAAGCGTCTGATTGTCCGAAATCGTGGTTTCATGGGTCAGGTCCATTCGCAATCGCCCCTCCACGGAGTGGGATTGGCGAGAATCGTAGCTCAAATTCTGCGACGAGCCATGCTCGGTGTAGCCTTCATAAAAGGCACCGACATACCGCAACTGCACTCCCGTCGTCACCGCCCATTGCGGCGCAATTTCAAAACGCTTGCTGAGCGCCGCCTGCGGGGCAATATACCCGCCCCAGAATGTGCCTTCGGCATGTTCGCTGCCAGCGTTGATCGAACGGGATGCTTCGTTGCGAATGGCTCCCATCGTAATCGAACCATCGAGAAGAAAGCCTTTGAATGGCAAAAGCCCCATAGACACCCCAAAAGCCGGTCTGTCCCCTGAAGCCTGTTGGCGCTGTCATTCTGATCGGCGTCGACGCCACCCCCGCCAGCAAACAGTCCCAAAGCGCCCGCGATCAAACACGTGATCCACACCGGTGATGAAACCATAATTATAGATCGAACTGTCGTAGGTTGACGAAGAGCCGGAATAGTCGCGCAGCCCTCCAAAGACTCGGGCCCAGAACAGATTGCCGTGGGAATCCAGAGCATTGCCTTCACCAAATTGCCTGACCACACGCAGAGCCGGCTCCTGTTTGGCCTCCCCACTGTAGGACAGAAGGTGTGTGCTCGTGTCGAAACCGAAGCCACTATCGGGCCGCTGTATATCGAGGGCAATGATGCTACCAACCAGATCGGCGACGCTACCGGTATATTGCTCTGCGATGTTGGCGATAGGCTGCGCGGCGATGACGTTGATGCTTCCGTCACTGTCCGGATGATTGAGGACAACAACTTGCGAAGCGTCATTCAAACCAATGCTGTTGGCGCTGGCAATGTAATTCGTCGCATCGATTTGATAGCTGCCTGCTCCGAATGTCGTCGTGTTGCCACTGGTGCTGTTGTAGTCCACAACGCCGTCAAAGACAGAATTCTGCCCGATATTCAGCGTGTTGCCACCTGCGCCGAAGAAAACCGACGCGACTGTGCCGCTGATCGTTCCAGATGTCGTGAGCGTGTTGCCAGACCCGATCAGGTAGACGCCCGTAATTGGATGCGGAAAATGCTCCCGGTATTGGTCAGGCTCGCGCCTCTCAAGACAACACCGTTGCCGTCAAGGGCCGTGATCGAACCGCTGTTGAGAATCGAAACGCTGCCGCTGCCGGTCAGCGCATCGATGCCGGTCTCGCCGGTAAGAGCGTTTTCTGTTGTCGATGACGATATCTCCCAGCACGGCTTCTGCCAGGATGCCCGTACCATCAGGAGCATAGATTGTGCCGCTGTTGACGATGTCGATATCACCCGAGGTGGCTGCATAGGCGTCGATACCACTGTGGCCAATGCCTGCATCGAGAAGCGACGTGTCATCATAGGCTTCGATCAACCCGCTGTTGGTGACGGTGACATCCCCTGCGGTACTCCAGGCCTGCACGCCGATATCGTCATAAGGCACTCACAGTGCCGGAGTTGTCGACTGTGACATCTCCGCTCTGTGTCCAGGCAACCAGCCCCTGACGCGTTGTGGAGCTGACCGTGCCCGTGTTTGTGATCGTCGACAGGCCATGATAATTGATGGCGCGAATAGCCGCTGTGTAGGCATCAACCGTGCCGCTGTTGGTGATGGAGACGACGGACTTGAGATGAATCGGTATTGTTGTAACCTCCATCAGCATAAAGCCCGCGGTCGTCGGTTGACGTCACATCACCGCTGTTGATCAGAGTGACGCTTCCCAGATTGGTGGACAAGCTGATCCCGGGACCGCCAGTCGAAGTAACCGTCGCAGCGCTGTCGAGGGACAGATCTCCGGACGTATCATTCTTGAACCATATACCGCCGAATCCT
The sequence above is drawn from the uncultured Cohaesibacter sp. genome and encodes:
- a CDS encoding putative nucleotidyltransferase substrate binding domain-containing protein, with the protein product MFETRLEHQARQIREGEKPDNYMTPASLSELERNHLKDAFMVIKTLQSALGSTSGART